A single window of Myxocyprinus asiaticus isolate MX2 ecotype Aquarium Trade chromosome 34, UBuf_Myxa_2, whole genome shotgun sequence DNA harbors:
- the LOC127425725 gene encoding endothelin-2-like — protein MMSFLLRTAVFIYVTLCMLQQGFGYPLSEPSEESIDPPVLKRVRTKRCSCSSWLDKECIYFCHLDIIWVNTPSKITPYGLGSPLSRRRRSTGRCECAIPADHTCSTFCHNSSENPDIVILTQLNDQSSNVGKASDHILSSLRKAVKENLMTASQSVSPKKKSRTKNLLIS, from the exons ATGATGTCTTTCTTACTGCGGACAGCTGTGTTTATCTATGTTACACTGTGCATGCTGCAACAAG GGTTTGGATATCCACTTTCCGAACCGTCCGAAGAATCTATCGATCCACCTGTTCTCAAACGGGTTCGTACCAAGCGCTGCTCCTGTAGCAGCTGGTTGGACAAGGAGTGTATCTATTTCTGCCACCTGGACATCATCTGGGTCAACACACCAAG TAAAATAACTCCCTATGGTCTGGGAAGTCCTCTCTCCCGTCGCCGGCGTTCCACCGGCCGTTGTGAATGTGCGATACCGGCCGACCATACCTGCTCCACTTTCTGCCACAACAG CTCTGAAAACCCAGATATAGTTATTTTGACCCAACTTAATGACCAGTCAAGTAATGTGGGCAAAGCTAGTGATCACATACTCTCATCTCTCAG GAAGGCGGTTAAAGAAAACCTCATGACAGCTTCACAATCTGTGTCACCCAAAAAGAAATCGAGAACGAAGAATCTCTTGATTAGTTAG